The DNA region GTCACTGTTGCTTCCCCTCACTGCCGAGAAGAGTGTCGACGGTCGATTTGAAAGACCCCCATTCCTTGGCGAAGTCCTCCAGCGCCGTGCGGCCCGTGGCCGTCAGCGTGTAGTAGCGGCGTGGCGGCCCGGTCTCGGACTCCTGCCAGACGGTGCTCACCCACCCCTCCTTACGGAGCCGGGAGAGCAGCGGGTAGATCGTGCCCTCACTGGTCACGAGGCCGTGGGCGTCGCACAGTTCCCGTACCAGCTCGAAGGCGTACTTCTCGCCGTCGC from Streptomyces marispadix includes:
- a CDS encoding PadR family transcriptional regulator, which encodes MVLAGGMHSGVSQLRRGILQFCVLALLRDGEKYAFELVRELCDAHGLVTSEGTIYPLLSRLRKEGWVSTVWQESETGPPRRYYTLTATGRTALEDFAKEWGSFKSTVDTLLGSEGKQQ